The genomic region AAAGCCAATAAATCTAGAAAAAATAAGGGTTTGCGAAAAATTTGCATTTAAGTGTTAGTTCCATTAAAACAAGGATTGAAACCACGCTCTTGACCTTAAATCAAACATTAAGTCAAGGATTTAAGTGTTAGTTCCATTAAAACAAGGATTGAAACTTACCAACAAATAATAAAGCATTTCCCCTACGTTTAGGTTTAAGTGTTAGTTCCATTAAAACAAGGAATAGAAGAGGAATAATATTGATAATCAAAAAACAGTAAAAAAGATAAGATAAAAAATAATGATTACTATAGAAGGTATGTAATTAAATATAAAAAATTAAATTATATATAATTTTTTAAGTAAGACAAGCTTTAACTTTTGGAAGTTTTGAAAATACTAGTTTTAGAAGCTATAATGAATATGTAAAGGGGACAGAAAAAGATCATTTTTAGCTTGTACAAGTAAGTAAAAATATGAATTTTAAACTAGTCCACAAATATCAATAAAGCTTGAAAAAATCAGGGCTGGTGGAATTTAAGGTTAGTTCCATTAAAACAAGGATTGAAACTAACATTCTCTTATTGTAATAAAGTCTTTACATATAGTTTAAGTGTTAGTTCCATTAAAACAAGGATTGAAACATAGGATAATTCAATTAGCAAAGCAAGGTAAGGATATATTTAAGTGTTAGTTCCATTAAAACAAGGATTTATTTTAGTTATGAGAATTTAGGCATTAAAAATTTATGAAAAAATATTTTAACAAGAATGATTTTAAAAATTCAATTATTTAATTCAAGTGATAAGAAGCATTGTAATATTTCTTATCATTTTTTTATTAAGAAAAATATATGGATTAGTTATTTTGAATAATTAAGTAAAAAATTTAAAATTATGTTTATAATTAACAAACATTGTCTAGAATTTTAATATTAAGATTTATAAATGTTTATATTTGGGAGAGTGATGCAAATGGAGTTGGTTATTAATACTAATGGAGCATACTTAAGAAAAGTGGATGAAAGATTTCAAGTTACAGTTGGTGGAGTTAGGCAGGAATTTTCTTGTAAGAAAATAGACAAAATTTTAATTACAACTGCTGCTTTAGTAACAACTGATGCTTTAAAACTGGCTATAGAAAATAATATAGATGTAGTATTTCTTGAATATAATGGCCAACCATTTGGAAGAGTATGGCATTCAAAACTAGGAAGTATAACAACAATAAGAAGAAATCAGTTAAAGCTATGCGAAATGGAGCTAGGAACAGAATTTGTAAAGGAGTGGATTTCACAAAAAATAGATAATCAAATAAATCATTTAAAAAAGCTTTCTTTTAACAGAAGTTATGAAAAAGTAAAACTTATAAATGAAGCGGTAGATAAGTTAGAAGAATATAAAGAAAAAGTCATTAAATTAAAGAATGTTACGATAAATAATATAAGAGGTACATTAGAAGGATATGAAGGAGCTTCTGCAAAGCTATATTTTAAGACTTTAGGTCAATTAATACCAGAAAAATATGCTTTTGTAGGAAGAAGCAAGAATCCAGCTAAAGATAAGTTTAACTGCATGCTAAATTATGCTTATGGAATACTTTATTCTAACGTAGAAAGGTCATGTATTATTGCTGGTTTAGATCCTTATATTGGTATAATGCATACAGATAATTATAATAAAACAGCCTTAGTTTTTGATCTTATAGAAATGTATAGAGCTTACATGGATGAAGTAGTTTTTGGTCTTTTTTCAAAGAGAAAAGTTAAAGAAGATATGTTTGACAAAATAGAGGGCGTCGGTTATTGGCTAAACAAAAATGGAAAGCAGCTTTTAATAGAAGTAATTAATAATAGGTTTGAAGAAAAAGTTAAATATAAGGGAAAAATGATAAAACTCAATAATATTATTAAATATGATTGCCATAATATTGCAAATAGAATTTTAAATGAGGTGTCTTAATGTTATATTGGGTCATGTATGATATTTCCGATACTAAAATAAGAAATAGAGCTATAAAAGCATGTAAAAATAAAGGTCTATATAGAGTTCAAAAAAGTATTTTTTTAGGGGAATTAAATAAGAATGATAAGGATGAATTAAAAATAATTATGGAGAAGCTTATTGACGAAGCAACAGACTCTATATACATTTTTCCCACAAATAATCAATATATTTATGATACAGATATAATTGGAAATGGTTTTGATAGAAAGCTGGTGACTAACGAAGTTGTATCAAAGTTTATTTAATGAATTTGAAGAGTATATTACTCCGTCAGAAATTATTGAATTTTTATATTGCCCAAGATTTACCTACTTTATAAAAAATTTAAACATTAGGCAGTACGAAGAAAATAGATTTAAGGTACAACTGGGCAGGGAAAAGCATTTAGATAAAAAGGCTCATAATGACAAGCAAATAAGAAAGAGGATAGGCGGAATTAGTAAAGAGCAGGAAAAGTATTTAATTTCAAAAAAATTAGGAATAAAAGGTATTGTTGATGAAATTTATTTATTAAATGATGGGAGCTATGCTCCATTAGATTATAAATTTGCGGAATATAAAGAAAGAGATTTTGAAACTTATAAAATACAAATGGCCTTATATTCATTAATTATCGAAGAAGCATATAATGCTAAAGTAAATAAATTTTATTTAGTTTATTTGAGGAGTAAAAATTTATTAAAAGAAATAGAATTTGATGGTAAGTTAAAAAAGAAATGCTTAAAATATATTGAAGACTATAAAAAGGTATTAAAAGGATATTATCCAAAGGCCACAAAAAGTAAAGCAAGATGTATAGATTGTTGTTATAGAAATATTTGTGAAAAATAAGGAGCTGTCGCATTAGTGGATTAAAATCCGTTAGCGATAGCTCCTTTTTCTATTCTATAAATTAACTTTTTAGGTGTTATTTTTATTTGCATGTAAATCAACTAAAAATAGGCGCACTTCAATAAGCCTCAGAAAAAAAGCTTTTTTAAAATTTAACTTATGAGGCTTTCTTCAATTCAAATAAGTGCTTACCAGTGCGGCCCGCTTGTATTTTACTATGTAATTTATTTATATTGTGTGCCATTGCAAGAAGTATACTTTCTGCTAATACATTCTTTTGCCCACGACACATAAATCTTCTGAAATTCATGTCTTGTTTTATTTGTGCAAAAGAACCTTCTGCTTGAATACTTCTGTTCATTCTAAGCAAGCAACCTTCTTCGCTTAGAATTCTTTCTAAATCAGACTTTCTTTGGCGATTAAACTTTTTTGATGTTTCAAATCTTTTTACTCTTTCTTCCAAAGGAGTTTTACAATTATTCCCTTTGATGCAACTACTCTTGTAAGTGCAATCATTGCAATCTTCACAAACATAAATTGTCTTTTCACTTTCATATCCTG from Clostridium isatidis harbors:
- the cas1 gene encoding CRISPR-associated endonuclease Cas1; translated protein: MELVINTNGAYLRKVDERFQVTVGGVRQEFSCKKIDKILITTAALVTTDALKLAIENNIDVVFLEYNGQPFGRVWHSKLGSITTIRRNQLKLCEMELGTEFVKEWISQKIDNQINHLKKLSFNRSYEKVKLINEAVDKLEEYKEKVIKLKNVTINNIRGTLEGYEGASAKLYFKTLGQLIPEKYAFVGRSKNPAKDKFNCMLNYAYGILYSNVERSCIIAGLDPYIGIMHTDNYNKTALVFDLIEMYRAYMDEVVFGLFSKRKVKEDMFDKIEGVGYWLNKNGKQLLIEVINNRFEEKVKYKGKMIKLNNIIKYDCHNIANRILNEVS
- the cas2 gene encoding CRISPR-associated endonuclease Cas2, producing the protein MLYWVMYDISDTKIRNRAIKACKNKGLYRVQKSIFLGELNKNDKDELKIIMEKLIDEATDSIYIFPTNNQYIYDTDIIGNGFDRKLVTNEVVSKFI
- the cas4 gene encoding CRISPR-associated protein Cas4; this encodes MYQSLFNEFEEYITPSEIIEFLYCPRFTYFIKNLNIRQYEENRFKVQLGREKHLDKKAHNDKQIRKRIGGISKEQEKYLISKKLGIKGIVDEIYLLNDGSYAPLDYKFAEYKERDFETYKIQMALYSLIIEEAYNAKVNKFYLVYLRSKNLLKEIEFDGKLKKKCLKYIEDYKKVLKGYYPKATKSKARCIDCCYRNICEK